CGACATACATTTGATTTTACAAAACAAGGTTATCTTAACTTCATGACTCATACTGTTAAAACGAAATATGATAAGAAGCTTTTTGAAGCTCGTAGAAGCCTTATGGCAGAGGTTGGATTTTTCGAACCAGTCGTCACTGAGATTTCCAAATCAATTGTGAACTATGCTTCATTTAAACAAAGTAAAAAGCTAGTTATCCTTGATACAGGCTGTGGAGAAGGAACCCATCTCGCTTCCATTTGCGCTAAAATAAATAAACCAATCGTTGGGATTGGAATCGATATTGCCAAAGACGGGATTATCGTGGCCGCGAAAAACTACGCCAATCAAATTTGGTCTGTTGCCGATTTAGCTCAGTCACCCTTTAATGATCATCAGTTCGATGTCATTCTTAATATTTTATCTCCTTCAAATTATGCTGAATTTTCAAGACTGTTGAAAGATGATGGCGTTGTAATAAAAATTGTCCCACAAAGCGGCTACTTGAAAGAATTACGTGAAGCATTCTATGAAGATTCCGATAAACAAACCTATTCAAACAAAGAGACAGTTGAACATTTTGAAGAAAACTTCCAATTAATTAATCGTTCAAGGGTAACTTATAGTATTCATTTAAATAAAGTAACGCTTCATGCATTGCTTAAAATGACGCCGCTCACTTGGTCCTTAACAGAGGAAAAGATTCAGGCGTATATAGCCACAGCA
The DNA window shown above is from Bacillus sp. T3 and carries:
- a CDS encoding putative RNA methyltransferase, whose protein sequence is MSCAKYVSENDYIFKCPLCGSNLSVIELKSLICQNRHTFDFTKQGYLNFMTHTVKTKYDKKLFEARRSLMAEVGFFEPVVTEISKSIVNYASFKQSKKLVILDTGCGEGTHLASICAKINKPIVGIGIDIAKDGIIVAAKNYANQIWSVADLAQSPFNDHQFDVILNILSPSNYAEFSRLLKDDGVVIKIVPQSGYLKELREAFYEDSDKQTYSNKETVEHFEENFQLINRSRVTYSIHLNKVTLHALLKMTPLTWSLTEEKIQAYIATASSAITVDLELLIGEKRVNTKTKRPTLNLSVFSVT